Below is a genomic region from Xylanibacillus composti.
CGCGCTGAACAAGGTCTCTGGCCGCTGGGATGAGGAGGCACTGGCGCAACTATTGACTGAACTGCAGGCTGAAGGTGCTGAACTGGATCTGTCGGGCTTTGATGCAGACGAGATTGAGCGACTCCTGGCTGACTTCGCGGAACCGCCCGCCGACCGGCTCGGAGACTTCACGAACCGGGAGCTGGACGTGGATGAATTCGACGAATCACGCTTCGATTGTAAGTGTCCGCGCTGCGGGTTCGTCTTTGATGCGGAGGATACACCGTGACCCGGCCCGCATGGGACTGGCGGCTGTCTGATCTGGCCAGCGTGCCGCAGAACGGCTTGACCGTGTTTAGCTGTTTCGCTTGTGGTGGTGGCTCTACGATGGGCTATAAACTAGCCGGATATACAGTGCTGGGAAATGTGGAAATTGATCCGCAAATGATGCGTATCTACCAGCAAAATCACAGCCCAAGGTTCACTTTCCTGATGCCAATTCAGGAGTTTAAGTTGCTGCCAGATAGCGAGCTGCCGCCGGAGTTGTTCAACCTGGACATATTAGACGGATCGCCGCCATGCAGTGTGTTTTCTACTGCTGGAGCTCGTGAGGATAAATGGGGTGCCGAGTTCGCATTCCGAGAAGGTCAGGCCGTTCAGCGGCTGGATGACCTTTTTTTTGATTTTTTGGACGTGGCCGAGAAA
It encodes:
- a CDS encoding ParB N-terminal domain-containing protein; translation: MNIQIISIDRINPAAYNPRVDLKPGDPEYEKLRRSIETFGYVEPIVWNERTGNMVGGHQRYKIMVNEGHTELDVSVVDLDEQQERLLNLALNKVSGRWDEEALAQLLTELQAEGAELDLSGFDADEIERLLADFAEPPADRLGDFTNRELDVDEFDESRFDCKCPRCGFVFDAEDTP